In Syntrophorhabdales bacterium, the following proteins share a genomic window:
- a CDS encoding GNAT family N-acetyltransferase — translation MDIGRVRSIYPEKFVSEATIFSHINPGNHIFIGTGCGEPQYLVKALVRYVESNPKTLLDTEVLHIWTLGVAPYTAEKFKRNFRHNAFFVGDNTRDAVNQGMADYAPVFLSEVPGLLRGKMISIDVALVQISPPDAHGFSSLGISVDVVKAAVENASLVVAQMNALVPRVHGDSFIHLSDIDFIVPYDEPLLEYEENVSSDIAERIGKHVARIVEDGDTIQVGYGSIPNAILGALGQKKDLGVHTELFTQGIADLMKAGVITNTRKRMDRGKSVASFCMGTQETYAFVNDNPQVEFRTIDYTNNPLAIAGMEQITAINSALEIDLTGQATAESIGRIFYSGIGGQADFMRGAALASRGKSVLVLQSTAQDESVSRIVPFLQEGAGVTLTRGDIHYVVTEYGIAYLHGKNIRERAMSLIAIAHPKFQPALIEAAKKHMLIYRDQAYLEGKKGEYPEHLESRRTTKSKDVILLRPVRISDEAALKDFFYSLSEDTHYKRFMSARKAMPHEQLQRSFVVIDYTREMVILAVFEQEGREVIAGVAQYRGHEGSHTAEVALVVKDEHQNRGIGTELLTHISYIARKQGLLGFTAEVLRDNRAMLHLFEKAGFTIEREIVAQLYTLRLGFRQP, via the coding sequence GTGGACATCGGACGCGTAAGAAGCATCTATCCTGAAAAGTTCGTATCCGAAGCAACCATTTTTTCTCACATCAATCCCGGTAACCATATCTTCATAGGAACAGGCTGCGGCGAGCCGCAGTATCTGGTCAAAGCGCTCGTCCGGTACGTGGAGTCGAACCCAAAGACCCTGCTGGATACGGAGGTGCTCCATATCTGGACCCTTGGTGTGGCGCCCTATACCGCGGAGAAGTTCAAGCGCAACTTCCGCCACAACGCATTCTTTGTTGGTGACAACACGAGAGATGCGGTCAACCAGGGTATGGCCGACTACGCGCCCGTATTCCTCTCGGAGGTCCCGGGTCTGCTCAGAGGGAAGATGATCTCCATTGATGTAGCGCTCGTCCAGATCTCACCGCCGGACGCTCACGGCTTTTCCAGTCTCGGCATCAGCGTCGACGTGGTGAAAGCCGCCGTGGAAAACGCATCTCTGGTCGTTGCACAGATGAACGCTCTCGTGCCGCGTGTGCACGGTGATTCTTTCATTCACCTCAGCGATATAGATTTCATTGTGCCCTATGATGAACCGCTGCTGGAGTACGAGGAGAACGTGTCGTCCGACATAGCCGAGAGAATCGGCAAGCACGTAGCCCGGATCGTGGAAGACGGCGACACGATACAGGTGGGCTACGGGAGCATTCCCAATGCGATCCTCGGTGCTCTGGGGCAGAAGAAAGATCTGGGGGTGCATACCGAACTTTTCACGCAGGGTATTGCGGACCTGATGAAAGCGGGGGTCATCACTAACACGAGAAAGCGTATGGACCGCGGCAAGAGCGTGGCCAGTTTCTGCATGGGCACGCAGGAGACCTACGCCTTTGTCAACGATAACCCGCAAGTTGAATTCAGGACGATCGACTACACCAACAACCCTTTGGCGATCGCCGGCATGGAACAGATCACGGCAATCAACAGCGCTCTCGAGATCGACCTTACCGGTCAGGCCACGGCAGAATCAATAGGCAGAATATTTTACAGCGGCATAGGCGGGCAGGCCGATTTCATGCGCGGTGCGGCACTGGCTTCCAGGGGGAAGTCGGTGCTTGTGCTTCAATCTACGGCTCAGGATGAGTCTGTGTCGAGGATTGTCCCGTTCCTGCAGGAAGGAGCTGGTGTCACCCTGACCCGAGGCGACATCCACTACGTAGTCACAGAATACGGCATCGCCTACCTGCACGGAAAGAATATCAGGGAACGGGCGATGTCGCTTATCGCGATTGCACATCCGAAGTTCCAGCCGGCCCTCATCGAGGCGGCAAAGAAACACATGCTCATTTACCGCGACCAGGCATACCTGGAAGGGAAAAAGGGTGAGTATCCGGAGCATCTCGAAAGCCGCAGGACGACCAAGTCCAAAGACGTTATCTTGCTGCGGCCGGTGCGGATCAGCGACGAGGCTGCCCTCAAGGATTTTTTCTATTCGCTTTCGGAAGATACGCACTACAAGCGGTTTATGTCTGCGCGGAAGGCAATGCCTCATGAGCAACTCCAGCGCTCCTTTGTCGTAATCGACTACACGAGGGAAATGGTAATACTTGCGGTGTTCGAACAAGAAGGGAGGGAAGTAATTGCCGGCGTTGCACAATACAGAGGCCACGAAGGGAGCCACACGGCTGAAGTGGCTCTCGTGGTGAAAGACGAGCATCAGAACAGAGGCATCGGTACCGAACTCCTGACTCATATCTCGTATATTGCCAGGAAGCAGGGATTGCTTGGCTTTACGGCTGAGGTCCTGAGAGATAACAGGGCCATGCTCCATCTCTTTGAAAAGGCGGGCTTCACGATAGAGAGGGAAATCGTTGCGCAGCTCTATACGCTGCGTCTCGGATTCCGTCAACCATGA
- a CDS encoding GNAT family N-acetyltransferase — MPWAAPPIKEISHEWLILFCNIDYSRHAAIVAEITENGKRKIIAVGRLIMDPEFKSAEFAILVHDLYQKEGIGRKIMEMLINIGREKNLEQFVGTVLADNDEMLKLARKLGFSARWLSDGVDGVTLKLKDAQENKL; from the coding sequence GTGCCTTGGGCAGCGCCACCCATCAAGGAGATAAGCCACGAGTGGCTTATCCTATTTTGCAATATTGATTATTCCCGGCACGCGGCGATTGTTGCGGAGATCACAGAAAACGGAAAACGAAAGATCATCGCTGTCGGAAGGCTCATAATGGATCCGGAGTTCAAGTCCGCGGAATTTGCAATCCTCGTCCATGACCTCTATCAGAAAGAAGGCATTGGTCGCAAAATCATGGAGATGTTGATCAACATTGGCCGCGAAAAGAATCTTGAACAATTCGTCGGCACGGTGCTGGCCGACAACGATGAGATGCTCAAGCTTGCCAGAAAACTGGGGTTCAGTGCACGGTGGCTTTCAGATGGGGTGGATGGCGTTACCCTGAAGCTGAAAGATGCTCAAGAAAATAAGCTGTGA
- a CDS encoding CoA-binding protein, translated as MNRFEAMLDPKTVAIIGATEKEGAIGRRMLENLLGLKERKVYPVNPNSKRVLDVEAYPDITSVPEQVNLAVIVTPAPTVPALIQDCGRAGVDGVVIISAGFRETGEEGRKLEAEIEETRNKYGMRILGPNCLGFARPPIGLNATFLKSDPPQGNIAFISQSGALGSATHQGDKPRVAYPILQY; from the coding sequence ATGAACAGGTTCGAAGCGATGCTCGATCCCAAGACCGTAGCCATTATTGGTGCAACAGAGAAAGAGGGTGCTATCGGACGGAGAATGCTGGAAAACCTTCTGGGCTTGAAAGAAAGAAAAGTATATCCTGTAAATCCTAACAGCAAAAGGGTCCTGGACGTGGAGGCCTATCCTGACATAACCAGTGTGCCTGAGCAGGTGAACCTTGCGGTTATCGTCACGCCTGCACCTACCGTACCGGCGCTGATCCAGGATTGCGGGAGAGCAGGTGTGGATGGAGTGGTTATTATTTCGGCGGGGTTCAGAGAAACAGGTGAAGAGGGAAGGAAACTCGAGGCCGAGATAGAAGAAACCAGAAACAAATACGGAATGCGCATCCTCGGGCCGAATTGCCTGGGCTTCGCGAGGCCGCCAATCGGTCTGAACGCAACTTTTCTCAAGAGCGACCCGCCGCAAGGCAATATCGCCTTTATATCCCAGAGTGGTGCCTTGGGCAGCGCCACCCATCAAGGAGATAAGCCACGAGTGGCTTATCCTATTTTGCAATATTGA
- a CDS encoding acetate--CoA ligase family protein has product MEQFFYPKSVAVFGVSDRPSNFGRIIVENLLRFSFPGQVHPIGPGGGSIGGRDIVPSLEAAGGCPDLAILLIPAAQIPDTLEECGRKGIHHVIIESGGFSEFAEERENLEESVRRIARAWEIKVLGPNCFGVTNLEQGLVLPFFIVEPRYMKSGASALISQSGGLVYDTLMLSSCENLGLSKVISIGNKLMLNENDFLEYLVSDAATSTIGLYLENFSDGRRTMELASSTHKPVVVLKANRSPEGEKIARFHTTALAGDDHVVDSAVQQAGMIRVANLSEMMDSFKIFSLPPLTGPRLALISRSGGHGVVSGDAAHREGFELASFSREFYERIQESKRGVIRATNPLDIGDVYDLRLYADILEWALQEQDVDGVVFISTFSSESDGQHMQELIRRAAALKHLYQKPAVLCMISNREQWFQIKLAADFPVFDDVDTAMNALAKSFHHSRNLPKRTFAGSLSRGAWRRTAPTRLADSSRLMTTKETFRLLSHYGLPVADYGIVRSIGEALREANRIGYPVAFKMADDLHKTEKGGVRLDLKDAAALQEAFTGMQSESFVVQKMSPAGQEVILGVKRDAEFGPVLLFGLGGTLVELMRDIVIRVLPIDEYEAERMVDECKGAPLLRGFRGAPPADRENLVRCMIALSRLACDHPDINTIDVNPLIVLGKGKGCLAVDAKIETLL; this is encoded by the coding sequence ATGGAACAGTTTTTCTATCCAAAAAGCGTGGCGGTTTTCGGCGTATCCGATAGACCCTCCAATTTCGGACGGATCATCGTGGAAAACCTTCTGCGTTTCAGCTTTCCAGGGCAAGTGCATCCGATCGGCCCCGGCGGAGGCTCCATTGGGGGGCGCGACATCGTGCCATCCCTCGAGGCGGCCGGTGGCTGCCCGGATCTTGCGATACTATTGATTCCGGCTGCCCAGATACCCGATACGCTCGAAGAGTGCGGACGAAAGGGGATACACCACGTCATCATCGAATCGGGCGGATTCTCTGAATTTGCAGAGGAAAGAGAAAACCTCGAAGAGAGCGTGCGACGGATCGCCCGTGCCTGGGAGATCAAGGTTCTCGGGCCAAATTGTTTCGGCGTCACAAACCTGGAGCAGGGACTTGTCCTGCCCTTCTTCATTGTCGAACCTCGTTATATGAAGAGCGGGGCTTCTGCCTTGATTTCACAAAGCGGAGGGCTGGTCTACGACACGCTTATGCTCAGCTCATGCGAAAATCTGGGCCTGAGCAAAGTTATCAGCATCGGCAACAAGCTGATGTTGAACGAGAATGATTTTTTGGAGTATCTCGTCTCCGACGCGGCGACATCGACCATCGGGCTTTACCTGGAAAACTTTTCTGACGGCCGCAGGACTATGGAGCTGGCATCCTCAACGCATAAGCCGGTCGTCGTACTCAAAGCCAACCGCAGCCCTGAAGGGGAGAAGATTGCCCGGTTTCATACCACGGCGCTCGCGGGTGATGATCACGTGGTGGATAGCGCGGTGCAGCAGGCGGGAATGATTCGAGTCGCGAACCTATCGGAGATGATGGACTCTTTCAAGATCTTCAGCCTTCCCCCGCTCACAGGACCGAGACTCGCCTTGATCAGCCGTTCGGGCGGCCATGGTGTTGTATCCGGTGACGCGGCGCATCGCGAGGGATTCGAATTGGCTTCCTTTTCCCGTGAGTTCTATGAACGCATACAGGAAAGCAAACGGGGCGTGATCAGGGCAACCAATCCGCTCGATATCGGCGATGTCTACGATCTTCGCCTCTATGCGGATATCCTCGAGTGGGCGCTTCAGGAACAGGATGTTGACGGCGTGGTCTTCATCTCCACATTCAGTTCCGAAAGCGATGGCCAACACATGCAGGAACTCATCCGGCGCGCCGCCGCACTGAAACATCTTTATCAAAAACCTGCTGTGCTCTGCATGATATCAAACAGGGAACAGTGGTTCCAGATAAAGCTCGCGGCAGACTTCCCCGTCTTCGACGACGTTGATACGGCGATGAACGCACTGGCCAAATCATTCCATCACTCCAGGAATCTTCCGAAACGCACGTTTGCAGGTTCATTGTCTCGCGGAGCGTGGCGTCGCACCGCACCGACCAGGCTCGCAGACTCCTCTCGTTTGATGACAACAAAAGAAACCTTCCGCCTGCTATCGCATTATGGCCTGCCGGTGGCCGACTACGGGATTGTACGATCGATCGGAGAGGCACTCCGCGAAGCAAACCGGATCGGCTACCCTGTCGCGTTCAAGATGGCAGACGACCTGCATAAGACCGAGAAAGGAGGCGTCCGGCTCGACCTCAAAGATGCTGCAGCGCTGCAGGAGGCCTTCACCGGCATGCAAAGCGAGAGTTTTGTAGTGCAGAAGATGTCGCCTGCAGGACAGGAGGTAATTCTCGGCGTTAAGCGTGATGCAGAATTCGGGCCTGTGCTCCTCTTTGGACTTGGAGGCACACTCGTCGAGTTGATGAGAGATATTGTTATACGCGTACTGCCGATTGACGAGTATGAGGCAGAGCGAATGGTAGATGAGTG